The proteins below are encoded in one region of Limnochorda pilosa:
- the rsmD gene encoding 16S rRNA (guanine(966)-N(2))-methyltransferase RsmD, with translation MRVIGGSARGRKLLAVPGTGTRPTADRVRESLFNILAERPVGAQVLDLFAGTGALAIEALSRGARRAVLVESGRRAAGVIRRNLEACGFQGQAELLVQRDRLALPLLARRGDRFELVFLDPPYGKGLAGPALEALGTLGLVAPGGLVVLETRRGEEEPGPVPNLSLHRQVEVGSSALWFLVGEEGEA, from the coding sequence GTGCGGGTCATCGGCGGCTCCGCCCGGGGCCGGAAGCTGCTGGCGGTGCCTGGGACGGGGACACGCCCCACCGCGGACCGGGTGCGCGAGAGCCTCTTCAACATCCTGGCCGAGCGCCCCGTGGGAGCGCAGGTGCTGGATCTCTTCGCGGGCACGGGGGCGCTGGCGATCGAGGCCCTGAGCCGCGGCGCCCGGCGGGCGGTGCTGGTGGAGTCGGGCCGGCGGGCGGCGGGCGTGATCCGGCGCAACCTGGAGGCGTGCGGCTTTCAGGGGCAGGCTGAGCTCCTGGTGCAGCGGGATCGGCTGGCGTTGCCTCTTCTGGCCAGGCGGGGCGACCGCTTCGAGCTGGTCTTCCTGGACCCGCCCTACGGGAAAGGACTGGCCGGCCCCGCCCTGGAGGCCCTGGGGACGTTGGGGCTCGTGGCGCCCGGGGGGCTGGTGGTGCTGGAGACCCGCCGGGGAGAGGAAGAACCCGGCCCGGTACCGAATCTGTCGCTGCACCGGCAGGTGGAGGTGGGCTCCAGCGCCCTCTGGTTCCTGGTGGGGGAGGAGGGAGAGGCATGA
- the coaD gene encoding pantetheine-phosphate adenylyltransferase, with protein sequence MKVGVYPGSFDPVTYGHLDIVQRAADLFERLYVAVLKNPAKEAFFPVEERVEMLQAVTRHLPNVVCESFEGLVVRYAQERKATAIVRGLRAVSDFEIEFKMASMNRSLAPEMETIFMMTSAPYSFVSSSIIKEVASFGGSVGNWVPREVEERLARRLNRQGGREG encoded by the coding sequence ATGAAGGTGGGGGTCTATCCTGGCAGCTTCGACCCGGTGACCTACGGCCACCTCGATATCGTGCAGCGGGCGGCGGACCTGTTCGAGCGGCTTTACGTCGCGGTTCTGAAGAACCCGGCGAAGGAGGCGTTCTTCCCGGTGGAGGAGCGGGTCGAGATGCTGCAGGCCGTCACGCGCCACCTGCCGAACGTGGTCTGTGAGAGCTTCGAGGGGCTGGTGGTCCGCTATGCTCAGGAGCGGAAGGCGACGGCCATCGTGCGCGGCCTGCGGGCCGTCTCGGACTTCGAGATCGAGTTCAAGATGGCGTCCATGAACCGGTCCCTGGCGCCCGAGATGGAGACCATCTTCATGATGACCAGCGCCCCCTACAGCTTCGTGAGCTCGAGCATCATCAAGGAGGTGGCGAGCTTCGGGGGTTCCGTGGGGAACTGGGTTCCCAGGGAGGTCGAGGAGCGGCTGGCCCGGCGCCTGAACCGGCAAGGGGGTCGCGAGGGATGA
- a CDS encoding ATP synthase subunit B family protein, whose protein sequence is MNQMNLLNLLERLEELIQRAPEVPLTGRAIVDADQSLELIGKIRAAIPEEIRRAEALQDEREDFLREAQAEADETIQRAEAYAARLVSDSEVSQRARQEAERIVADARREADQLRREADGYAVQVLSDLEGRLANLLEVVRNGRAELEAGAGRQVG, encoded by the coding sequence ATGAACCAGATGAACCTGCTCAACCTCCTGGAGCGTCTGGAGGAACTGATCCAGAGGGCCCCTGAGGTGCCCCTCACCGGCCGGGCCATCGTCGATGCGGATCAGTCCCTGGAACTCATCGGCAAGATCCGCGCCGCCATTCCCGAGGAGATCCGCCGGGCCGAGGCCCTTCAGGACGAGCGGGAGGACTTCCTGAGGGAGGCGCAGGCCGAGGCGGACGAGACCATCCAGCGGGCGGAGGCGTACGCGGCCCGCCTGGTGTCGGACTCAGAGGTGAGCCAGCGGGCCCGGCAGGAGGCCGAGCGCATCGTAGCCGACGCACGCCGCGAGGCGGACCAGCTGCGGCGCGAGGCCGACGGCTACGCGGTCCAGGTGCTGTCGGACCTGGAAGGGCGGCTCGCGAACCTGCTGGAAGTGGTGCGAAACGGGCGGGCGGAGCTGGAGGCTGGCGCGGGCCGGCAGGTGGGCTGA
- a CDS encoding nucleoside recognition domain-containing protein: MASTSATVPSRAAAYAAAAGAAALTLAVVVYPRSAFEASLDGLRLWFQVVLPSLLPFFALAQILMGLGAVHFIGVCLEPLMRPLFRLPGTAAFAVAMGLVSGYPLGAKVTGDLRRNRLCTVVEAERLVAFANTADPLFMSGAVAVGMFAQPRLGAVLAFAHYASVLLVGLVMRFHGYRWAPPAPPPSGPLLRRALDALYQARLRDGRPFGRLFGDVLRDSMSQMLFIGGTITLFSVLLQVATLTGVVHWAAAHLVTPVLGGLGLDPGMADGLTAGFFELDLGSRAAAQAAAPLLDRAVAASAIIAWSGLSVHAQVAAMVHGTGLRMGPYLLARLLHSVLAGVLTVAAFHLGGSFPTLAPTVGPAGAPGFAARFLGATLQAVGVALTLLVTGVLWHLLRQGGRRLFRGR, translated from the coding sequence GTGGCGTCCACATCAGCAACGGTTCCCTCCCGCGCCGCCGCCTACGCGGCGGCTGCGGGGGCGGCGGCGCTCACCCTGGCCGTCGTCGTCTATCCCCGCAGCGCCTTCGAAGCCTCCCTCGACGGCCTGCGGCTCTGGTTCCAGGTGGTACTCCCCTCGCTCCTGCCCTTCTTCGCCCTCGCCCAGATCCTCATGGGCCTCGGCGCCGTCCACTTCATCGGGGTCTGCCTGGAGCCCCTCATGCGACCCCTCTTCCGCCTCCCGGGTACCGCAGCCTTCGCGGTGGCCATGGGGCTGGTCTCAGGGTATCCTCTGGGGGCCAAGGTGACGGGCGACCTCCGCCGCAACCGGCTCTGCACCGTGGTGGAGGCCGAGCGCCTGGTGGCCTTTGCCAACACGGCCGACCCCCTCTTCATGTCCGGGGCAGTGGCCGTCGGCATGTTCGCCCAGCCTCGTCTGGGCGCGGTGCTGGCCTTCGCCCACTACGCGTCGGTGCTGCTGGTGGGCCTGGTCATGCGCTTCCACGGGTACCGGTGGGCTCCTCCGGCACCGCCACCCTCGGGGCCCCTCCTGCGGCGCGCCCTGGACGCCCTCTACCAGGCGCGGCTCCGGGACGGGCGCCCCTTCGGCCGCCTCTTCGGCGACGTCCTGCGCGACTCCATGAGCCAGATGCTCTTCATCGGCGGAACCATCACGCTCTTCTCGGTCCTCCTCCAGGTGGCCACCCTCACGGGGGTGGTTCACTGGGCGGCGGCGCACCTGGTCACGCCGGTCCTGGGCGGGCTGGGACTCGATCCGGGGATGGCCGACGGGCTGACGGCCGGGTTCTTCGAGCTCGACCTGGGAAGCCGAGCCGCCGCGCAGGCGGCCGCCCCGCTCCTGGACCGGGCGGTGGCCGCGAGCGCGATCATCGCCTGGAGCGGTCTCTCGGTGCACGCCCAGGTGGCGGCCATGGTGCACGGCACCGGCTTGCGCATGGGGCCGTACCTCCTGGCCCGGCTGCTCCACTCGGTGCTGGCGGGCGTCCTGACGGTGGCGGCCTTCCACCTGGGGGGCTCCTTCCCGACCCTCGCGCCCACGGTCGGCCCGGCAGGGGCCCCGGGCTTCGCCGCCCGCTTCCTGGGCGCCACCCTCCAGGCCGTGGGCGTGGCCCTCACCCTGCTGGTGACGGGCGTCCTCTGGCACCTCCTGCGCCAGGGGGGGAGGCGGCTCTTCCGGGGGCGCTGA